The DNA region CGATGTCCATGTTGatgttctgtggtgtgtgtctgcgctcAGGTCAGCCAGCCAATGAGATGCTTGAGGACGACCCCGACTGGACACCACACCTGCACCTGAAGCAGGACGACGAGCCCagtgacaccaccaccaccacctcccctggCGAAGATGGAGACCAGCTACAGGAGCCCGGCCAGGACAATCAGAACGGCGGCGGGGAGCCGGAGTGGAAGCGGGCGAAGCGGTCCGGTTCTGGGTCCGGGTCGGAGGAGTGCGAGTTCTGCTCGGTGCGGCGGGACCAGATCAACCGGCTGCTGGCGGAGAACCAGGAGCTGCGCTACGAGCTGGAGCGCCGTCGCTACGACGAGCTCTCcctggaggaggacgacgagaaGGTGCACacttctattattattattatttatttattcattttaaaatgattttaccttgatttatgctgacttgttttttgtctttttaagatatttttcAATTACTCTTTgtccatctatgcttttatctgctatatgTTTGGTTTTagtcttttatgttttcttgttaattattctttatttttaaatgattttaccTTGATTTTTTTATGCtctctttttatgttttattatgatctttttttactctttgcccatctatgattttatctgctattactgtttggttttgtttatgtaaagcacattgaatgacctctgtgtgtgaaatgcgctatacaaagAAACTTGACTTGTCTTGCTATTGGCTGCTCCCCCCGACAATGCAACAagcttgtttctgattggctattCTACATATAAAGAGACTTGCTATTGGCTGCTCCTCCCTGACAATGCAACAagcttgtttctgattggctattCTACATATAAAGAGACTTGCTATTGGCTGCTCCCCCCTGACAATGCAACAagcttgtttctgattggctattCTACATATAAAGAGGCTTGCTACTGGCTTGACTTGCAGGTGCGCTACTACACGGGGCTGCAGTGCTTCGCCGTGCTCATGGGCATCCTGCAGCACATCCTGCCCCACCTGCCCGACGACGAGGCCGACCGCCGGCGACGACGCAGCTACTACCACCGCGTCTACgactccgcctcctcctcctcctccgaggaCGAGGACCACCGCGCCTCCGCCACGGATACGACCTCCACGACCCGTCTCTCGCCCTTCCAGAAGCTTCTCCTGACGCTGATGCGTCTGCGTCTCGACTTGCCCGTGGGCCACCTGTCCTACCTGTTCGGCGTCACCCCGGAGACGGTGGCGCGCACGTTCCGGGCGACGGTGCGGGCGCTTTACGCCCAGCTGGGCCCGCTGGTGGCGCTGCCCGACCGGGGCAGCCTCCTGGCCGGCGTGCCCGTGGAGTGGGCCTCGTCCCTGGGGGCGGGCCGCgccgcgctgctgctgctggactgcCTGGAGGTGCCCATCCAGAGGCCCAACAGCGCCACGGGCCGCGAGCAGACCTACTCCAGCCAGCGCCACACCTACACCATGAAGTACCTGCTCGCCATCACGCCGCAGGGCGCCATCGCCTTCATCTCGCCCGCCGTGGGGGGGCGCGCCAACGACATGCAGGTAGATTCCGTCTGACTTTATTCATCAATCGACTTTATTGATCCAACATACAGGCCACCCACATGCAGGTAGATTGGCACGCTTCCGTCTGACTTTATTCATCAATCGACTTTATTGATCCAACATACGGGCCACCCACATGCAGGTAGATTGGCACGCTTCCGTCTGACGTTATTCATCAATCGACTTTATTGATCCAAGATTGGCACGCTTCAATCTGACTTTATTCATCAATCGACTTTATTGATCCAAGATACAGGTCACCGACATGCAGGTAGATTGATACGCTTCCGTCTGACTTTATTAGTGATACGCTTCAGTTGAACTTTATTTATCCAACATACGGGCCACCGACATGCAGGTAGATTGATACGCTTCAGTCTGACTTTATTCAACAATCGACTTTATTTATCCAACATACGGGCCACTGACATGCAGGTAGAGTAATACGCTTCCGTCCGACTTTATTTATCAATCGACTTTATTTATCCAACATACAGGCCACCCACATGCAGGTAGATTGATACGCTTCAGTCGAACTTTATTTATCCAACATACGGGCCACCCACATGCAGGTAGAGTAATACGCTTCAGTCGAACTTTATTTATCCAACATACGGGCCACCCACATGCAGGTAGAGTAATACGTTTCAGTCGAACTTTATTTATCCAACATACGGGCCACCCAAATGCAGGTAGAGTAATACGCTTCAGTCGAACTTTATTTATCCAACATACGGGCCACCCACATGCAGGTAGAGTAATACGCTTCAGTCGAACTTTATTTATCCAACATACGGGCCACCCACATGCAGGTAGAGTAATACGCTTCAGTCGAACTTTATTTATCCAACATACGGGCCACCCACATGCAGGTAGAGTAATACGCTTCAGTCGAACTTTATTTATCCAACATACGGGCCACCCACATGCAGGTAGAGTAATACGTTTCAGTCGAACTTTATTTATCCAACATACGGGCCACCCACATGCAGGTAGAGTAATACGTTTCAGTCGAA from Sardina pilchardus chromosome 1, fSarPil1.1, whole genome shotgun sequence includes:
- the LOC134063720 gene encoding uncharacterized protein LOC134063720; its protein translation is MGGNQCCVISCKATSHDHQGKKLDNGLSFYRFPAWKQTGGTQLSDITKRRRMAWIAAVERSDLTFDKIPVSMKVCSRHFESGQPANEMLEDDPDWTPHLHLKQDDEPSDTTTTTSPGEDGDQLQEPGQDNQNGGGEPEWKRAKRSGSGSGSEECEFCSVRRDQINRLLAENQELRYELERRRYDELSLEEDDEKVRYYTGLQCFAVLMGILQHILPHLPDDEADRRRRRSYYHRVYDSASSSSSEDEDHRASATDTTSTTRLSPFQKLLLTLMRLRLDLPVGHLSYLFGVTPETVARTFRATVRALYAQLGPLVALPDRGSLLAGVPVEWASSLGAGRAALLLLDCLEVPIQRPNSATGREQTYSSQRHTYTMKYLLAITPQGAIAFISPAVGGRANDMQVAEASGILERLSSGDYVLAERGFELKENAGLMCAQVKSSAFGKGRRQFDVKSEEETRAQVAHLRGHLQQVVEGSQVRQHFMLLEKTVPMNMLLPTPPEGALTGPNQPPLLDKIVTVCCALLNMSPNVNELYDQ